Proteins from a single region of Methanobacteriaceae archaeon:
- a CDS encoding winged helix-turn-helix transcriptional regulator codes for MKTLITNLRGQCLFNVSMKTQPEGLISLHYGKHRKTELDSFLKGGEIRIDTEDPHDALNRILEIIRGAKIHGDVYVAYGSGDIGPLLNFAANKEGVKGILTCFGEKVVQLPPLQLKISETRLKIMKILNNKDLTAVEIGKKVEISRAMVYKHLNGLIEMGLVKRSTSMEKYSITSAGKLALY; via the coding sequence ATGAAAACATTAATCACTAATCTAAGGGGACAGTGCCTATTCAATGTCTCTATGAAAACACAACCAGAAGGATTAATCAGCTTGCATTATGGTAAGCACCGTAAAACAGAATTGGATTCTTTTTTAAAGGGTGGTGAAATTAGGATAGATACAGAAGATCCCCATGATGCATTGAATAGAATTTTAGAGATTATTAGAGGAGCTAAGATCCATGGTGATGTTTATGTTGCTTATGGTTCCGGAGATATTGGCCCTCTTTTAAATTTTGCAGCCAATAAAGAAGGAGTAAAGGGTATTCTCACTTGTTTTGGTGAGAAAGTAGTTCAATTACCCCCTTTACAGTTAAAAATTTCCGAAACACGTCTTAAAATAATGAAAATATTAAATAATAAAGACTTAACTGCTGTTGAGATTGGAAAAAAAGTTGAAATATCCAGAGCTATGGTTTACAAACATCTGAACGGCCTTATAGAGATGGGACTGGTTAAAAGGTCCACTTCAATGGAAAAATACAGCATCACCAGTGCAGGGAAACTAGCACTGTATTAA
- a CDS encoding tributyrin esterase, with protein sequence MIKAKDFTTRQTNVEIKKALSEDKKNIVLENPGKLDSIAVGLGPGTEITLKGDVGDFVAALNNGASIEIDGNAGRYVGDNMTSGEIIVRGSAEEGVGFGTYNGTIVVYGDAGDAVGQLNKGGTLVIDGNMGNLAGLYMLSGDIIVTGDAGEDTGDWMIGGNIYIAGDYQTGTNATVSELDSQDKEKLSSIFQKYNIDANAEDFIKIGPQELRPFYGDEEASK encoded by the coding sequence CTGATAAAAGCAAAAGACTTTACAACCCGACAAACGAACGTGGAAATAAAAAAAGCTCTATCTGAAGATAAGAAGAATATTGTTCTGGAAAATCCTGGAAAACTAGATTCCATAGCAGTAGGTTTAGGTCCTGGAACAGAAATTACCTTAAAAGGTGATGTAGGGGATTTTGTTGCTGCCCTGAATAACGGCGCATCCATAGAAATTGATGGAAACGCAGGTCGTTACGTGGGTGATAACATGACCTCTGGCGAGATCATTGTAAGAGGATCAGCAGAGGAAGGAGTGGGATTCGGAACCTATAATGGCACCATTGTTGTCTATGGAGATGCTGGAGATGCAGTAGGTCAGCTAAATAAAGGAGGTACCCTGGTAATAGATGGAAACATGGGAAATCTCGCTGGACTGTACATGTTAAGTGGAGATATAATCGTTACTGGAGATGCTGGAGAAGACACCGGGGACTGGATGATTGGTGGAAACATTTACATAGCTGGAGATTACCAGACCGGAACAAATGCTACTGTAAGTGAACTGGATTCTCAGGATAAGGAAAAACTATCCTCAATCTTCCAGAAATACAACATCGATGCTAATGCAGAAGATTTTATTAAAATCGGGCCACAGGAGTTAAGACCATTCTATGGTGATGAGGAGGCATCCAAATGA
- a CDS encoding 4Fe-4S binding protein has translation MKQILLTDPEKCDGCNDCIEACVSVNGDSGIFLHKMTEGYQTIVCQQCINPSCLRGCFRDAIYREGDVVKINQELCVGCRLCMLMCPIGSITHTEDEMLKCEQQCMENGEEEPACVKACKEGCLSVVDVKEFATGLQQNFEMDNSLGSSSPRPLSPSGQLAVSTEGLCVFCGTCEIVCPTDAIEIVDNHAEIDKSKCIMCGSCTAACPVLIPTGAGSIWDPRTIADIRYTSKAGKYVLRGFGTERRLPNLDDIIILPGQASVSPVDKYREACNTKVVLGTRYAENPLELETPVLIAGMSFGALSEECKLAMAKGTALVGSCANTGEGGMLPKEREYADKLMVQYSSGRFGVSADYLNVADAIEVKIGQGAKPGMGGHLLAEKVSPKVAEIRGIPLGTDALSPARFLDATRPGDLEKHIELLREVTDWQVPIVVKLGPGRVKDDVQLVAEAGADVISVDGMEGGTGAAPEVVIEHTGIPTLAALMEAVHGLEEIGMKDTVDLIITGGIRSGADVAKSMALGADAVYIGTGAMIAMGCRACRMCYTGKCPVGVATQDPLLCERLDVDLAAMRVANYIKSMTEETKMLAQLAGHDDIRKFTPDDLRALNSDTAEITGLRLTGL, from the coding sequence ATGAAACAGATACTTTTAACCGACCCTGAAAAATGTGATGGATGCAATGACTGTATTGAAGCCTGCGTATCAGTAAATGGTGATAGTGGAATATTCCTGCATAAGATGACTGAAGGTTATCAAACCATAGTTTGCCAGCAGTGTATAAATCCTTCATGCCTCAGAGGCTGTTTTAGAGATGCAATTTATCGTGAAGGTGATGTGGTTAAAATCAACCAGGAACTGTGTGTGGGCTGTCGCCTGTGCATGTTAATGTGCCCTATAGGTAGCATCACCCACACTGAAGATGAAATGCTTAAGTGTGAACAGCAGTGTATGGAGAATGGTGAAGAAGAGCCCGCCTGTGTAAAGGCCTGTAAGGAAGGATGTTTGAGTGTGGTGGATGTTAAAGAATTCGCCACTGGATTGCAGCAAAACTTTGAAATGGATAACTCCTTAGGATCTAGTTCTCCCAGACCTCTATCTCCCTCAGGGCAACTGGCAGTATCAACTGAAGGACTATGTGTCTTCTGTGGAACATGTGAAATTGTGTGTCCCACCGATGCCATTGAAATAGTGGATAATCATGCCGAAATTGATAAAAGTAAGTGTATAATGTGTGGTTCATGTACTGCAGCCTGCCCCGTCCTGATACCAACAGGGGCCGGGAGTATATGGGATCCCAGAACCATTGCTGATATTCGCTATACTTCCAAGGCAGGTAAATATGTTTTAAGGGGATTCGGGACCGAAAGAAGACTCCCTAATCTGGATGATATTATAATATTGCCAGGGCAGGCATCAGTATCTCCGGTGGACAAATACAGGGAAGCCTGCAACACCAAAGTGGTTCTGGGAACCCGGTACGCTGAAAATCCATTGGAACTGGAAACACCAGTTTTAATAGCAGGAATGTCCTTTGGAGCATTATCAGAAGAATGTAAGCTGGCCATGGCCAAAGGAACAGCTCTGGTTGGTTCATGTGCCAACACTGGTGAAGGGGGAATGCTTCCCAAAGAACGAGAATATGCAGACAAACTAATGGTACAGTACTCATCAGGCCGATTCGGGGTTTCAGCAGACTATCTTAACGTGGCTGATGCTATTGAGGTTAAAATAGGTCAGGGAGCCAAACCAGGTATGGGAGGACACCTCCTGGCAGAGAAAGTCAGTCCTAAAGTAGCAGAAATCAGGGGAATACCCTTGGGAACTGATGCACTCAGTCCTGCACGTTTCTTAGATGCCACCAGACCAGGAGATCTGGAAAAACACATTGAACTCCTCCGTGAAGTAACCGACTGGCAGGTGCCCATTGTGGTAAAATTAGGGCCGGGAAGGGTTAAAGATGATGTGCAACTGGTGGCAGAAGCCGGTGCTGATGTAATCTCAGTTGATGGTATGGAAGGAGGTACAGGAGCCGCACCAGAAGTGGTAATTGAACATACAGGAATACCCACCCTGGCAGCACTGATGGAAGCAGTGCACGGACTGGAAGAAATTGGAATGAAAGACACCGTGGATCTAATCATCACCGGGGGGATAAGAAGCGGAGCAGATGTGGCTAAATCCATGGCCCTGGGTGCTGATGCAGTTTACATTGGAACAGGGGCCATGATCGCCATGGGATGCCGTGCCTGTCGTATGTGTTACACTGGAAAGTGTCCTGTAGGGGTAGCCACCCAGGATCCTTTACTTTGCGAACGATTGGATGTAGATCTGGCTGCCATGCGAGTGGCCAATTATATAAAGTCCATGACTGAGGAGACTAAGATGCTGGCGCAACTGGCAGGGCACGATGATATACGAAAGTTCACTCCAGACGACTTAAGAGCCTTAAACAGTGATACTGCAGAGATAACCGGGTTAAGACTAACAGGACTTTAG
- a CDS encoding DUF4013 domain-containing protein yields the protein MEIGEIVSDSIKYPSSDWTKIIIFAVILLIPIVNFIGLGYVLRIIKATVAGIDDLPDFDEVGDMFIDGLKVFVVGIVYAIPIWIIATIIGLILGAIFPATTTYYTGTDATALIGGMIASYAVVFIVALIIGLIEIMAIVNMAYYDSELGAAFRFSDILNYISTIGWGKYIIVYIIIALIGAVIGIVAMFVGLLLLFVGVFITMPLAMSYLYMFGTRAIALLFTDALTEAPA from the coding sequence ATGGAAATTGGAGAAATAGTATCTGACTCTATTAAGTACCCGTCATCTGACTGGACAAAAATAATCATTTTTGCAGTAATTCTTCTGATACCGATCGTGAACTTCATTGGACTGGGTTATGTTCTCCGAATCATTAAAGCAACCGTGGCCGGGATAGATGACCTGCCTGACTTTGATGAAGTGGGAGATATGTTCATTGATGGTTTAAAAGTATTCGTGGTTGGAATTGTATATGCCATACCCATATGGATAATTGCAACCATAATAGGATTAATTCTAGGTGCAATATTCCCTGCAACAACAACTTATTACACCGGGACAGATGCTACCGCCCTAATCGGTGGGATGATAGCTTCTTATGCAGTAGTATTCATTGTAGCGCTCATTATAGGCTTAATAGAAATTATGGCCATAGTCAACATGGCATATTATGATAGTGAACTGGGAGCTGCATTCCGTTTCAGTGACATCTTAAATTATATATCCACAATTGGCTGGGGAAAATACATCATTGTCTATATAATCATTGCATTAATCGGTGCAGTCATAGGCATTGTAGCAATGTTCGTAGGGCTTTTACTACTATTCGTTGGTGTGTTCATTACCATGCCACTGGCAATGTCCTATCTGTACATGTTTGGAACTCGTGCCATAGCATTGTTATTCACCGATGCACTAACCGAAGCCCCTGCATAA